The DNA sequence TCAGGTTCTAGCCAACAAAGTAACAAACCAAGAAAGCCAAGTTACCAGATCCAATTGCCATAAAAAACCAAATCCTTTTATATCAAACTCTAAATCAGAAAAATTATCAGtttaattgaaattgaaacatACCAATCCATAAGCTCTCGGAAATCCAGAACTGCGCTTCTTATCGTTCATAGATCCCGAAACCTTGGCGTCGGAGTCAACGTGCACCGCAACTAATTCCTTCTGCTCCTCAAGATCTGGGGAAGAATTCCCACTCTTGCCTCTGCCATCAACTACTCCCAAGTCCATATAGAACACGAGACCAACTAAGAATGCATAAAACTTTACGAATCCAATCGCCTGCCACAAAAAGATCTCCGCGCTAAGATACACGTAGAAGAGGAACATCGCTGCCGCCAAGTAGAAGAGCACGTCTCTGACAAATGGTGCGGGGTCGAGGGAGAACGGAGCGGCGTAGATGGCGACGAATCCGACAACGAGGGCGGAGACGAAGGTACCGGCGGAGAGGATGGCGCCGAATCTGGTGCGATACTGGCCGGAGCGGAGGGCAGCGAGGGAGGAGAAGACGTCGGGGGAGCTTGATACGACATCATTGGCTACATGTGCGGCACAGATACCGGAACCGCAACGCCACCGGCAGCAGAGGCGACGCTGGGAGCTATTGCAGCCGCAGAGCTAACATCAGGAGGTGGAATCGACGGATTCTGGTAGGCAAGACTGGGCGGAGCGGCGCCTCCGGATGGATTTGGCAGCGGGGAGAAGTGCGGTGCTTGAGGAGACAGCGGCCGGAAGGAGGGGGCGGCGAGAGGCGCGAAGGGAGGTCCAGTGGAGACCTGAGGCGGCATGTAGGAGAAGGTGGGATGATGCTACTGCAACGGCGGCGGGGGCGGTGGCGCGGAGAGCAGAGTCGGATTGGGATTAAGGTTTGCGGGAGCTGAAGATTGAGATAGGGATGTTGAAGGTGGAGCGTGAGGGGTTATTAGGGTTAGGGTTGTGAGTGACGGAGACTGAGAGAGTCTCGAAGCTTTTGAAGTTTCAGGGTTAGTAGGATTCAGGGTTATTGGGTTTGgggttattagtttttttttaaataaaaaaccttttggccacgcttttaaagcgtgccaaaagagtaccaggatatggccacgttttgtaagcgtggccgtaatgaaaccctgccgccacgcttttaaaacgtctttgtttctctctatggccacgcttttgaagcgtggcagaaaaaaatgtggccgtttctctaatcaattgccacccttacaaaagcgtggccgttgatcCTTTtcaccacgcttttgaagcgtggcaaaaaaaaagtggccaaatctctaatctatcgtcaccctcataaaagcgtggctataggccttttttcttgtagtgttctaatgatgatattctcctagttcaagtttatgtggatgacattgtgtttagATCGGCCAATGAgttcttgtgtgaagagtttggaaaactcatgactagtgagtttgagatgagtttaatgggagagctaaccttcttttttggcctccaaattaaacaaactcctagtggtacctttattcaccaaggaaagtatgcacaagaactaataaagaaatttggcctagaaaattctaaaccaatgggaacaccaatgcatccaaacactaaacttgaaaaggatgataatGGGAAAGATGTTGATGAAACACGGTATAGAGGTTTGATATATAGGATctctcatgtaccttacctcctctagaccgaatattgttcaaagtgtgagTGTAtgctcaagatttcaatctcacccaaaagaaacCCATCTTTCAgctgttaagcgcatcattagatacattaagggaactagtgattatggcttgtggtatccaaaatctgatgatttttgtgcagtagagttttgtgatgcagattatgcgggagatagggtGGATAGAAGGAGTACAtctggcatgtgttgcttccttggaagctcactcaacatgtggtcaagcaaaaaataagccacagtggctctatccacagctgaagctgaatatatttctgcATCTGCATATTGTTCACaactaatttggttaaaaatgcagttggaagattacaaattaaagatcaatagtatacccttattttgtgataatatgagtgctataaacatttcaaaaaatcatgttctgcactcaagaaccaagtacattgaaatcaaatatcattttattagagaacatgtacaAAAggatactattgatattcaatttgtaaaatctgaagaccaactcgctgacatttttacaaaatccctctgtgaagacagattctgcacttTGAGAAAAAGTTTTGGAATGATAGATTTAAGCTCTATTGATaacttgtgaaatttttgattctgttcagttttgtctcgtaggaaagCAGGAGATAAAAATCAGGATGTGTTGAAAGGGCTATGATCAAGGGGGAGACTGCGCAGACATTAATTCTTTTAGGCCCCACCAAACTTCTTTGACCCCACTCTGACCGTTTTGTTAGTTCCTCTTTGTGTAAATCACAATTCCTTTTGTTGTCtcatcaaatcttgttggaagagattattgtcaaatcaaatctttttcctcTTCTCATCCCTTGATTCTAGAAAACCACTTTTCAGTTTTCATTTCAAATAAAAGGAAACTCACCTTGGTTAATAACCGCCCATTAATGAGTATTAACTCCCTCCAATTCTCTATCCACTCAACATTTAATGCGTCCCTAACCTCCCTCTTCTCTCCACTCAATTCGGTTCTCTCTTCATCTTCCCCCTCCCACTTCTCCATTTTCattatcatgaaaaagaaaactgcccCAAGGAAAAGTGAACGAGTCATTCTCTCCCAAAAACCTACCACTCCTCAAACCCACACCTACATATATATTCATTCCACCTCCACATCCTCTCCCTCACCATCATCCAAGCAGACAGACACCATGAGGAGGAAAGTGATAGCAACGAAGACTTCTtctagaaaaaagaaagagaaggtacccgtggctgaagaagaagaatcccATACCTCACCTCCTCCATCACCGCCGCCATCACCACATAAGAAGACCACCCCCGGACGCAGTTCacagaaaacaaaaagctttgTGTTGTACAACACCAGGGAGCCAGCAAACTTGGAATTATTGGACTTCAAAAATAAGTTCAACAAACCTCACTCACACTATGACCCAGCCAGGTTCAATTCGTGTGCTTCTTATGAATTCCACAAGGAAGTGTTGGAGAAGTGCCACCTCTGTGCCACCTATCTAGTGAATCTGGACTCACTCATAGCAAAAGGAATCAATGTCTCTCCTCTGTTTGAAAATCTGAAATGGACTTCTCTGCTCCACATTCAGAAACATGTTTACCCTGAATTGGTACGagaattttatgctaatatgAGACTGATCGATGGTACCATCCACTCTAATGTAAAGAAGGTATACATGACTCTGAACTCTGAGACCATCAGCGCTTCCCTAGGATACACAGATGAGGGACCAAGAGCGTACATGACTGAAAAATGGGACTCTCAGGTCGGGGTCACATACAAGCAAGCCCTCCAACAAATCTGTGAGAACTTGTTTGGCTTGGATGGCACTATTCCTACTCACAAGGCCCTCGGACCAACAAACTCTCTCCTGCATCGAATCATCACCCATATTCTGACTCCTCAAAATGATTCACATAACAGAGTAACTATTTCAGACTCTCTTGTACTTTTTACTCTTGTTACTTTTACTCCTATCTCATTTGGATACCTTATGATAAGGCATATGTGGGAATCTGTTAAGAGTACCAAAAAGGTAAATCTGCCTTATGGCATATTTCTCACcagtatttttgaatattttaaagttgATTTAACTAATGAAGCTGTTGAGAATAAGGTCTCAATGACTAAAGGAGGAGGAGCCATGAATGGAACCAAAGGAAAGAAGTCAGTACCCTCGGACAATGAGTTTGAGAGTCGGCCTGAGTCTTCCAAGGCAACAGAATCAATCAAAGAAATCCTCACTGAATTCTCCAACATGTCAGAGCTAATGGTACAATCCTATAAGGCAGCCCGCaagcaagcctatgaaaatgagaGGACGTGGATGAGGTGCAAAGATAGGGTAGGTCTAATGTTGCAGAGTTTTGAGGAGGAGATGGGTGCTGCTAGTGAAGAGGAGGCAGATGGCTTTGAGTTCAATTTATCTGATGACTGATCACtgtgttttttcttttgttgatatTTGGCTTGTTTCGGCTCAATCTGATACTGTAGTAGTCTGCTTTGATACTTTAGACCCATGACACAGTGATACACTCTTGATATTTTGgttatattttggatattttgtttCCAATGTCATTTTTTGCAGgtgccccttgatgccaaaagggggaAAAATGGCTGAAAAATTGAAACTAAGAAAACAGGGGGATGAAATCCTTGTGGATTTATGATCACCCTTGTTTTAATTATTTGCTGTTTTGTTGGTGTGATATGCTTAATACTTGTGATGCATTTGTTTTATAGATATGCCTGCTGGGTTTTGGATTAGAAATATGCTTGCTGAATACTTTAGTTTTTGCAGTTCCTTTAAGCTGtgatatgaaaataaattttgataattgctATGGTTAGAGATGATCATGCTTGATCAGAAATATTTTCTTTGCTCTGATTATTTTGCTCTGATATACTGAATGGGAAAATATCTTCGAATAGATTAAATAGTAATTTCTTGAAACACCAAAAATATTTTCGGTTGATATGTACTCAATTGCATTGTGTGTGTTTGAGCAGAAAATTAATTTATGATAACAAATGAATTTTGCTTATCAAACaaattctgctcataaatcaagcattcaacatttcaaaaattaatatgttgaataacatagtTGCCTTAAGCTTGATTTGTAAAGTTACAGGTATAAAGCTTCCAttggtaaaatagcatacattaagggggagccatgtaacAATTGGAAAGGAAGGAATCCAAGTATTCACAAAGAGAGTACTCTAACTTttgatttctttccatttcaatttttaataatgtttgtcatcaaggaggagattgatgagtttgaaaaactctaaattaatattagtgatgactaaacattattaatataattatttataaaattattaatttgatcttaattcatacttgtttaattaataattttgttggtgCAGATTTTGCTATTGGGCCGGAAAATTAGCAAACCCAAGATGTTGGAAGTAAATCAGCCTTGgttataaaaattgttaaatgatGTTGCTGAAGCAATTTTTGATCATTGGGTCAGATTGATTTAAGCAAgcccaaaattaaaattaacattcagCATTGATACAAAATTCCCTTGATCCTTATGGCTGAATTGATTGTTATGATATTTGGGCCAGAATTCAATTATCACTATGAGCCCAAATTATTTTGCttgcttggtccgaaaccaattGAGAGAGAAAGCAAATATTTTTGCttcatgcttccaacggattccatttctatcatgtgatggatttcaaaattttctttgctTGAGTTAATTACCTTAGAAACATGAAAGAGAAAATATCAAAGTGATTTGATGGAAATTAAGTGTAGCTTACACGCTACTACACAAAGCATGGAGAGTTGCacctaattaatttatttgtgatAACACTCATAGCTTtaccttttttctctttcttctctctctactctctcttcttctctttcggtCACCTCATAGAGAAAGAATGGAAGCTAAGCCTAGCCACCGAAAAGAAGGAGAAGCAagctacaagaccatcacaatgatggaaagaaaaagaaaacaaaaagtaagttgtggctgagattttcatcacttatggtaagatttggtgaagagatctcagcttctccataccaaaaatggatgaagaagatttcggtcgatagaggaagatccttggagggatggcttgtctttgagtttgctcaaccaccacaggaggtagctacagtggctacgtgatggaggaGGCAGaagttggagcagatgaagctgtcatcatcataactcatcaagggctaggaatccgtcttggagagcaaggcaagatggagggctcggattgatgaagattgatgaccaaggaaggactagaggtaattgcatgtttgGTTTTGCAtttggttatctcttctctctctctggccgaaccggttttgcatgaagaagaagaagtttagcttggtttgtttggtttcaaccgTAGAGGCTTCCccctataaataagggagaacagccaagGCTTGaggcaaggagtgagagtgcaaagcacagagttctcatagctacctaagctaacagaagttcttctccttcaatgttctttattttgtaatttttctatttaattttgtctgtcttgagtctcatggaaaaaggcaattacagtgaggtttgtaagaaaaagccatagagcggaaaaaggcagagagtgcaaaattaaaaagaaaaagccataaatgtccttagaggtcctttgtacatctgtgttgtgtttcatgattctgtgagaattcctttgcaagttgggttagcactttgcagtcGAAAGCTTGgctgtgaccaagtcaagttaaAGATTGGGGTTTAGATTTTGGACTTGTCTCGGATAGGAAGGGCTGTTCCTAggaagaattggtgtttgtaatcaagaatgattatagtgaaattccatcattgttgtgatggagactagatgtaggctgccttgcactttgcagctgaaccaggatatatcttggtgtaattttctctctcttctactccatttctgtttctgctgctcaggagataaaattgaaaaatatctcgtgccgggtgacgagacaaaaagaaaatatctCATGgttgggtacgagacaaaaataaaaaaaaatctccaaaagttgtttcaaagaccagcaaaTATTATTAAGTGAaaaatgggctaagattcaacccccttctcttagccactgaaaaccatcaaatCGACTAACTTACGAGTTAAAGAGACGAcaagtttaaattttctttggcaattttcaaaagaattactactttttctaatatttttttactaatttgaTTCCAAAACCCAACTTAAtccactaaaaaaattatttgtttaagttttttttgtcaaatagtatttttttgtttaaaattagattttttttatttttttaattaaagaataaaaaaataaacgagTCTATCCATTTAATCCATCAAAGGATCATTAATGATCTGAACTAAAACATTAAAATccgtaaacaaataaaaaataaataaaccagcTCATATAACTTATGGACTTAGACGTCATAAGTGTTAGCGGTGTGCACGGCCCAGTTTGGTCTGAAGACCCGGCCCGGGTCTAAAGATTTTAGACCATGAAGATCCGGACCCGAAGTGATCcaggaagaagaaataaaatctggAAAGTGAGTAAAACCGGGATCGGACTATAGTTTGGGTCATTTGAACCTGACCCGGTAGCCCGATCATCATGCACAATTAATATTCTtatgttaatattttatgtttagaatggaagatggctattcttatgtgaaaattgattattgtaaaccttaatattttgtgttattagtcattataagactataagttaatgttttatgtttagaatgcataagactttagactaatgcataatattgtgttatttgtattgacttaaatattttgtattattagacaatattagtattgattgtggttatgctttaattttggaGAAGGGTtggttttgttatatttttttaagtgaattttaccatgtcaaataatggttggagtcttgaaaatttagatattttcacatgttaacttacaagaaggtattaaggtaatgtaatgttaacggcccagtTTTTACCTGGTTTTCACATGATATAATTGTGGCCCAAAAGTGTGTAGGTTTCATCGAGTCTAGGGTCGGGTTTGAGTCTAACAAATAAGCCCGGCATATATTTCAGGCTAGATCTGAGTCACATCAAACCCGATTTCACCCGACCCATAAACACCCCTACTAAATGCAAACAAACTAAACTAATCtgtttgatgaccttttctcagATTTATGTTTATATATCACTTCAGTCCAAGTACACtagtaggggtggcaacggggcggatttttgctctacccgatCCCGCCCCGCCTTATAATAATTCGCATAAAACCCGCCCCACttctacccgcgggtagtaaatggttgaaccctaacccgccccGCCCCTATATGCCCCCTATAagtattaaaatctaataaataaaattaaatttcaaaatttatataaccatcatcacatatataatataaattaaagtaaaattttaaatatgataccATATTAtcaatcattttactaattattttatatatatatatatatatatattaaaattatatattatatatatatatcggggCGGGTAGTACCTAAATTCGGCCCCGTCCTGCCCAAAAACCCGTCTCACTAAAAATCCGTCTCAGTGCGAGGCAAATACTTACTCGTTTCGAGCGGGTAGAGACGGAGTGGGTACCCGCGAGTTCGGATGGTGTTGCCATCCTTATACACTAGGACAGCCTAATGTATGTTAGACTTGAATTCATGTATGAGTATCTATTCAATTTCTCACTAATTTAGTGAATGAGGAGTTTTACCTAACTACTAATTTGAGTCATGATTTACGAATATAATAAGATCATATTTATACTTCTATTATCTAATtgatctaaataaaaaaataaaagttaaaatgaTAAACATGTAATAATAAAGATATTAACATGACTcttttaatgccaaataataactATGTATCCATCATTATTCTAGGATTaaccaaaagaaaattttgcAGTTTTATTTTTTGCTTGGGTAACAAAATTAAACTGGCAAAATCTATACCATCTTTACAATTCtccattaaaaaatatcttttaagttGACATCCTCTTAGTCATCTTTTAAACTTAGGAGTACAAAAAGTGGATGAatgaatttttcttcttttaggaCACAAAATAACTAACATTGTTAATATACAATTTAAGCAATGACACAAAACAAACAAGagtattcaaaaatcaaaaatcaaaaccccctttttttttaagGATAGAATAACTTTGCAAACAAAAGCTCATTCCAAGTGTCTTGAAGGCCAGGCAAACACCAATGAACACAATCAGCATAGCTAACAGGGTTTGCTAATTGTTCTGGTGTCAAGGGGCTCCATTGCTTCTTGTATATTGAAGTATGTGCATCTTTTCTGTAACTAGATAGCTGTGTGATGTTAAGTAATGTTATGGGAACTTTGGATTTTTTGAACACTTCTCCAATCACTTGCATTATGCTCTTCCTAGAATCTGAGCCCCAATAATTTGGATCTTCAATCATACTTGTTTCATTATAGCAATTCTTTCCTGCTTCACCTCCCCAATCTATACTTCTGCCATGTATAAACATACTATCAATAAGTGTAAAATTCTTTTAgtattatatgtacataaaaaaattaactatcaaatcaattattcgtataaaatatgtgttaaaaatataaaatatatattgaaaataaattaaataacacattaaatttatacataaatatataatagctgatgtagtgattaatttaataattaatttttaatctacaCATTTTTGTTTTCATCATCACAAAAATTTGACTTTTAAGATAATTAGGTTTAGAACTTATTATATGATGTAGAAATACattatgttgttttttttttttttttttttgtgagtatTCCATTATTATCGAActaattcttaaattatttaGCATAACTCGGACATAAAGACCAAATTTTTGTCTTATAAACATATTTTTAGTTGGTTTTGCCAACTGACTAGAGAATCATTGACTAAATGGATGAAAATACGCATATTAAATTAACCCAATAAGGTTAATTAAAGTTTAAATGTATATGTGAGGTATAATACTAACTTTTGATGAGAAGGTGACATGCTGGTGAAGAAGACTCTAGTTTTCTTGGGGTCCATATTCAACTTCACCCATCTAAGCATGCTTTTCATACCCATACGATAAGCATCTTCTGTTGATACCTCCACTATCTCTTTCACTTCATCATCAAAAGATCCAAGCCtattatataatacaaaaattcaattaaagatcaaataaataaaatggggaaaatatatagttatttatttgaatagaagaagaagaacatggcATACAAGATCTTCATCTTCAAGCCAGTCATCCACCAAAGATAAGTGTTGAACACCATAATGTCAACGTTTTTCCAATGTTGACCATGCTTGTTGATTGAACCCTTTCTCACTACCCTATCTGATATCCTATGAACCACTGCGTTGTCTGAGTTTGATTCAAGAAGAAATGGTGCCCAATAGAACTCAATTGTCGCATTATATTcctagtagtaataataataatagttagtaatattataatataaaaaaataaattcttgtaaaactagcaatttttattatttttggtcattATTTGTCgaacataaatattaaattatctttaacaaataaattttactaatttatgtgtataaactttgaaaaatataaatacaaaactgtactaatttatatatacaaaatttttataaatataattgtaaattatatatttttatatgcaaaatttatataaatttaaatacaaattactactaataaaaaataataatatttattgattatgtAACATTATTCGAATAACAGCATAAGAATATGGTAGGTGAAATAATTATATACCTTGGCTGTGAATACAGTGAGTGAATCATGATCAAAGGTTTGCATGGACTTTTGATGAGGAGGAATGAGGTGATGGAGAAggcaaacaaaagaaacaaattgACCACGATTCAGGGAGTCTCCCACAAACATCATCCTCTTCCCTCGAAGTGTCTCAAGCATCATGCTCGCGTTGAATCtgcagtattttttttttttttacataacatTATTCACTgcattattaattagtttattacTTCCAACTTTATGTGGGGATTAATTatcaacacaaaaataaaatcagTTTTTTCCTGGTTTATCAAATGTCAGAAAGACtactgtgtttttttttttttttggactggaGAAAGACTAATGTATACCTTACATTATTTTCCTTGTAATTTTTTGTCGCTCTTGGATCCGAATACAATTTGTTTTTGTAATTATCAGATGGGCCTGATGGATTTTACAGCCTTTTTTGTACTATCCACTCGGCCCATTGTTGCAGTTgactttattttgtaatttatggcTTCAAATTATGTCACAGAAACGAATGGAATCATTCTTGAAGAGCAATAAAGATGCCTTCAAATTTTAGTCACTACATCATGAGGATTGAGGAACTAAACTCGTATATATACACAATATTGatgaaaaaatttctttttatcaCCAAACAGATATACTATCATAGTCCCGTAGAGATGAGAGTAGTTTTATTCACATTATGAGAAGTAGaagttagtaaaataaaaaaatatataatatttcatatgtccttacatttataattttttatcatacgCAAatcttattttttgaattaaaatatattaaaatattagaaaatttgTTTTCGTACGTCATTGAAGCAAAAACCTAATGGCTAATGGGCAAATAGTTCTAATTATTAATAGAAAAGATTTGACGTGAGCTTCACTTCGATCATGTCTTAACCAACTCTCAACTACGCTGATGAGGACTTAAAGAAACAATGTTTTTTCTATTATACTTACTTGGGTAGATCGCAACCGTGAGGTTGCCACCTCCATTGCCGGTAGCCGGTGTCGGGTCGACCGTGCTCCTGACACGTCAGCTGAGGCTGTATGTACGGACAGTCCGCTTCCTCGTACAACGGCCTCATCTCGTCCCTCACCCACCGTCCGCTGAACACGTCGCATCCTTCCTCCGTCTTTCCCACCGCAAATGGCAGTTTCCGCTCCCTCTTCACCCTCTCTTTAATCATCGCGCAACAACATAACAATCAAACCAACATTGTTATTCCAtgagataaatttttttaattttatatttaaattaatactagtcaaattctctattttttatactaaaaatattgGCTCCGAGAGAATTATTTTTGAAGTAAAAAATTATGTACACGTAAAATTACTAGTTAAGagttgttaaataataatttagttaaaataatttaacaacTCTTAACTATGTTGACCACACATAAATTTTTATCATTGTTTATACATAGAGAAAGAAGATAATACAATGAAATAATACTCACGcgacgaggaagaagaagaggaggaagaagaagcgaAAAATGTGTCCGCGGTGGAATAAAGTTGGAGTTGTTCACCAAAGATACACATGAAATCTTCGCCATAGAGGACGGCAACGAAGAGGATGAAAAGAAAGAGTGTGAAGAGGTAGGGAGAGAGGCGACCCTTGCCTCTCAGACtcagaagagaggaagaagaaggaggtggTGAGAATGGTGGCTTCATTTAATTTGCATGCACACACCAAAAACCCACCTTCTCCTACCAGTTTTCGATATTCTTCTTCTTGGCTTCCCCTTTCTttttttcctctcctctctctctcattactgttattattattattattatagcatGCAAATCACTACTCTCTAAGAAATTCATAGAATAATACGAAGAAAAAGACTGATTTTCTGCCGTCAAATATAAAAACATGCATGTTGGCAAAATGAGGAATtattattaaacataaataattaatgaCAATGATTGGAAATGgaggataaaaaaaagaagggatgaccataattttgtgtttaattattAGGGTTTGTTGATTGTTTCTTATAGTTtggccttttctttttctttctttcaagtatgtcaaaaattattaatcacaaaTTCATCCGTTGTTGCTTAATTAAGTCTTGTGTAACTAATTAATAGATTATACTTTAAGAATGTGGCATTATATAGTAGTAGGTAGAATGGACTAGTAAATGAGATGTGAAAAAGATGGCATCAGCAGATGACAACATAGTGCTATAGCAGtaatttaattattcattttagtattactatatatgaatgatatatattgataattaaagTTATGTCTAGTATTTAACAAAGCTTCAGTGAATCAACATCTATCTATCGACAATAAACTACACTTAATAGTTTTTTTCCCCTTTATTTTAGAGTTGAATATGGAATTCTttttaggtggaaactcaggtgcagttgattttatgtgaaattgatacttgagaactgttagatgaaaatttagtcatatcagtcaaatcatctaacgattataaatatcaatttcacgtgaaatcgacttcACTTGAGTTTT is a window from the Arachis hypogaea cultivar Tifrunner chromosome 17, arahy.Tifrunner.gnm2.J5K5, whole genome shotgun sequence genome containing:
- the LOC112766604 gene encoding protein trichome birefringence-like 33, with product MKPPFSPPPSSSSLLSLRGKGRLSPYLFTLFLFILFVAVLYGEDFMCIFGEQLQLYSTADTFFASSSSSSSSSSQRVKRERKLPFAVGKTEEGCDVFSGRWVRDEMRPLYEEADCPYIQPQLTCQEHGRPDTGYRQWRWQPHGCDLPKFNASMMLETLRGKRMMFVGDSLNRGQFVSFVCLLHHLIPPHQKSMQTFDHDSLTVFTAKEYNATIEFYWAPFLLESNSDNAVVHRISDRVVRKGSINKHGQHWKNVDIMVFNTYLWWMTGLKMKILLGSFDDEVKEIVEVSTEDAYRMGMKSMLRWVKLNMDPKKTRVFFTSMSPSHQKSIDWGGEAGKNCYNETSMIEDPNYWGSDSRKSIMQVIGEVFKKSKVPITLLNITQLSSYRKDAHTSIYKKQWSPLTPEQLANPVSYADCVHWCLPGLQDTWNELLFAKLFYP